One Alligator mississippiensis isolate rAllMis1 chromosome 1, rAllMis1, whole genome shotgun sequence genomic window carries:
- the LIPT2 gene encoding putative lipoyltransferase 2, mitochondrial — protein MEPGAVRVLRLGRVPYAGSLAAQERCVREAAAAGGREALVLSEPAGPVYTAGLRAAAAGEAEAREQERRLRALGAGFRRAARGGLLTFHGPGQLLAYPVLHLLRRRLPLRRFVAGLEAAALGLCRRLALPRAQALPPPRTGVWLRGRKICAIGVHCGRHVTSHGLALNCCTDLRWFDHIVPCGLEGLGVTSLSEELQRHVTVDEILEPFLDAFQEAFQCTLTFPEEPAGLPPWVEET, from the exons ATGGAGCCGGGCGCGGTGCGGGTGctgcggctgggccgggtgccgtaCGCGGGGTCGCTGGCGGCGCAGGAGCGGTGCgtgcgggaggcggcggcggcgggcgggcgggaggcgCTGGTGCTGTCGGAGCCGGCGGGGCCCGTGTACACGGCGGGGCTGCGGGCCGCGGCCGCAGGGGAGGCGGAGGCGCGGGAGCAGGAGCGGCGGCTGCGGGCGCTGGGCGCCGGGTTccggcgggcggcgcggggcgggctgCTCACCTTCCACGGGCCCGGCCAGCTGCTGGCCTACCCCGTGCTGCACCTgctccgccgccgcctcccgctgCGCCGCTTCGTGGCCGGCCTCGAGGCCGCCGCCCTGGGCCTCTGCCGCCGCCTCGCGCTGCCCCGCGCCCAGGCGCTCCCGCCGCCCCGCACCGGCGTCTGGCTGCGCGGCCGCAAGATCTGCGCCATCG GCGTCCACTGCGGAAGGCACGTGACCTCCCATGGCCTGGCTCTGAACTGCTGCACGGACCTCAGGTGGTTCGACCACATCGTTCCTTGTGGACTGGAAGGACTGGGCGTCACCTCCCTGAGTGAGGAGCTCCAGAGGCACGTCACGGTGGATGAAATCCTAGAGCCTTTCCTGGACGCCTTTCAGGAGGCGTTTCAGTGCACGCTGACGTTCCCCGAAGAGCCCGCGGGCTTGCCCCCCTGGGTGGAAGAAACATGA